Proteins co-encoded in one Astatotilapia calliptera chromosome 18, fAstCal1.2, whole genome shotgun sequence genomic window:
- the LOC113010744 gene encoding uncharacterized protein LOC113010744 yields the protein CEQSETHKGPLPVYIIKPKKNDNFNVDGCKSFTFGKESIKPNRTIMVLGATGAGKTTLINGMINYILGVKWEDPYRFKLVDEGQSTSQVHSQTSEVTVYKVNHQDGFEIPFSLTIVDTPGFGDTRGIEKDREIVEQLRNLFTSSHGVTDIDAVCFVAQAALARLTPTQKYVFDSVLSIFGKDVAENIRILVTFADGQRPPVLEAINAAGVPCPKTNNLPVHFKFNNSALFANNKSAEGESTSDDDEEEGGFDKMFWEMGTKSMKRFFAALNKIVTKSLTLTKEVLRERKQLEISVESLQVQVKLGLAKLEEIKETSEKLKEYEAEISRNENFEFEVTVRKPFQVDISGSGNYITNCQVCHATCHHSCAYANDADKRSCSAMGPDGYCTQCPGKCIWNVHFNQKYRWDFKDVKEKVTKKELEEKYREATGEKMTVQKVIDKLNAEYKSLQADVVKLMERSSKCLNRLKEIALKANPLSTPEYIDMLIEGEKSEGKEGWKQRVQSLMSMKEKAETMAKIEQGKKLLRHQESLDVNR from the coding sequence tgcgaACAATCAGAAACACATAAAGGGCCTCTCCCTGTTTATATAATTAAACccaaaaaaaatgataatttcAATGTCGATGGATGCAAGAGTTTCACTTTTGGGAAAGAGTCCATTAAACCTAATCGCACCATAATGGTTCTTGGAGCAACCGGTGCAGGGAAGACAACTCTCATCAACGGGATGATCAATTACATTTTAGGTGTTAAATGGGAGGATCCATATCGCTTTAAGTTAGTTGATGAGGGTCAGTCAACATCACAAGTTCACAGTCAGACCTCTGAAGTCACTGTGTACAAAGTCAACCACCAGGACGGATTTGAAATCCCGTTCTCTCTGACCATTGTGGACACTCCAGGCTTTGGAGATACAAGAGGCatagaaaaagacagagagatcGTAGAGCAGCTACGTAATCTCTTCACTTCCTCACATGGTGTCACTGACATtgatgctgtgtgttttgtagctCAGGCTGCTTTAGCACGACTCACACCAACACAAAAATATGTGTTTGATTCAGTGCTCTCAATCTTTGGCAAAGATGTGGCAGAAAACATCAGGATCCTGGTGACATTTGCAGACGGTCAGAGACCTCCAGTTCTCGAGGCGATCAATGCTGCAGGAGTCCCATGTCCTAAAACAAACAACCTGCCGGTTCACTTCAAGTTCAATAACTCAGCACTGTTTGCAAATAACAAATCAGCTGAAGGAGAAAGCACGAGTGATGACGATGAAGAAGAAGGTGGCTTTGATAAGATGTTTTGGGAGATGGGGACAAAAAGCATGAAGAGGTTTTTTGCTGCTCTGAATAAAATAGTAACTAAAAGCTTGACACTGACAAAGGAAGtcctcagagaaagaaagcagCTCGAGATTTCAGTTGAGAGTCTGCAGGTGCAGGTGAAACTTGGGTTAGCCAAGCTTGAGGAGATAAAAGAGACGAGTGAAAAACTTAAAGAATATGAAGCAGAGATCAGCAGAAATGAGAACTTTGAATTTGAAGTTACTGTCAGAAAGCCTTTTCAGGTGGACATTTCTGGCTCTGGAAACTACATCACCAACTGTCAGGTGTGTCATGCCACCTGCCACCACTCTTGTGCCTATGCAAATGATGCAGATAAAAGGAGCTGTTCAGCAATGGGGCCAGATGGATATTGTACTCAATGTCCAGGAAAATGTATTTGGAATGTACACTTTAACCAGAAGTACAGATGGGACTTTAAAGATGTTaaagaaaaagtaacaaaaaaagagctggAAGAAAAGTATCGGGAAGCCACAGGAGAGAAGATGACTGTTCAGAAAGTGATTGATAAACTGAATGCTGAGTATAAAAGTTTGCAGGCTGACGTAGTGAAACTGATGGAGAGATCTTCCAAGTGTCTGAACAGACTTAAAGAGATAGCACTGAAGGCAAACCCTCTGTCCACTCCAGAGTACATCGACATGCTTATTGAAGGAGAGAAATCTGAGGGCAAAGAA